The following proteins come from a genomic window of Phacochoerus africanus isolate WHEZ1 chromosome 9, ROS_Pafr_v1, whole genome shotgun sequence:
- the LOC125136751 gene encoding LOW QUALITY PROTEIN: disintegrin and metalloproteinase domain-containing protein 20-like (The sequence of the model RefSeq protein was modified relative to this genomic sequence to represent the inferred CDS: inserted 4 bases in 2 codons), with translation MVQLFQDTDPXKGQSCTLNISEGGARPVVPDILPSSALDRGLHNXAGGEALVHIRVTLLLLWLGVCLSISGHCQARPSHHFSSPELVIPLKVTGRSRNAKAPGWVSYRLWFGGQRHIVHMRVKKFLVSRHLPVFTYTDQHALHQDQPFVPNDCYYHGYVEGVSESLVALSTCSGGFRGILQINDLAYEIEPIRFSATFGHLVYKIDNDATHFPPMRCGLTEEEIAHQLELRASHNFTLRQSSYTGWWTHLRFLELAVVVDKLRYVHLGSNVSVVQRDIVDVVNIIDSLYNALELDVILAGIEIWTEQNPVPTDDIDKLLEDFAIWKYFDLDARLPHDAAHLFIKKSFGIKLGVAYVGGICQSPLNSGVDVFEDERLYDFAVVVTHELGHNLGMQHDTTWCVCELQWCIMFPARRVTNKFSNCSYAQYWDSFIRDGLCLYSPPQLGSIFTLQYCGNLVVEEGEECDCGTVEQCADDPCCRLNCALKPGAACAFGLCCKDCKVMPSGTLCREQISECDLPEWCNGTSHQCPEDVYVQDGIPCSNSAYCYKRRCNNRDEQCREIFGKDARSASQICYKEINTQGNRFGHCGIEDTQYVKCRPPDILCGRVQCENVEVIPNLTEHSTVHQLHFNNTTCWGTDYHLGMFGSDIGQVKEGTICGPEKICIRNKCVSMVREPQACQPETCHMQGTCNNKEHCHCNPGWAPPYCNHKGNGGSDDSGTPSHGQGEEVDMKQNQSFFSSLRKHCHDSNGQSQSKSPKNTTPDKWNPLCGPHRHILCTSEMLLWE, from the exons atggtCCAACTCTTCCAGGACACAGATCC TAAAGGTCAATCCTGCACCCTGAACATCTCAGAGGGAGGAGCCAGACCAGTCGTGCCTGATATCCTGCCCTCTTCTGCCCTGGACAGAGGGCTTCATAA GGCAGGGGGTGAGGCCCTGGTCCACATCAGAGTTACTCTCTTGCTGCTCTGGCTTGGGGTGTGTCTATCCATTTCTGGCCACTGTCAGGCCAGGCCCTCCCATCACTTCTCCTCCCCAGAATTGGTGATTCCCTTGAAGGTGACTGGCAGGAGCAGAAATGCAAAGGCTCCAGGCTGGGTGTCCTACCGCCTGTGGTTTGGGGGCCAGAGACACATTGTCCACATGAGGGTCAAGAAGTTCTTGGTTTCCAGACACCTCCCAGTGTTCACCTACACGGACCAGCATGCCCTTCACCAGGATCAGCCTTTTGTTCCCAATGACTGCTACTATCATGGTTATGTGGAGGGGGTCTCTGAGTCCCTGGTTGCCCTCAGTACCTGTTCTGGAGGTTTCCGAGGAATACTGCAGATAAATGATCTCGCTTATGAAATTGAACCAATTAGATTTTCTGCCACATTTGGACACCTGGTATATAAGATAGACAATGATGCTACCCATTTCCCACCTATGAGATGTGGAttaacagaagaggaaatagCACACCAATTGGAGTTGCGTGCATCACATAATTTTACTCTGAGGCAAAGTTCTTACACAGGCTGGTGGACCCACTTGCGGTTTCTTGAGCTGGCAGTGGTTGTAGACAAACTTCGATATGTTCACTTGGGAAGTAATGTGTCAGTAGTGCAGCGTGACATAGTTGATGTTGTCAACATAATTGACAGCTTATATAACGCCTTGGAACTTGATGTAATTTTAGCTGGGATTGAAATTTGGACTGAACAAAACCCAGTTCCCACTGATGACATAGATAAGCTTTTGGAGGATTTTGCTATTTGGAAGTATTTTGACCTTGATGCCCGATTGCCACATGATGCTGCccatcttttcattaaaaaatcatttggcaTAAAACTTGGAGTTGCCTACGTTGGTGGGATATGCCAGAGTCCTTTAAATAGTGGAGTTGATGTTTTCGAAGATGAGAGGCTGTATGATTTTGCGGTTGTTGTGACCCATGAACTTGGTCATAATTTAGGTATGCAGCATGATACtacatggtgtgtgtgtgaactTCAGTGGTGCATAATGTTTCCTGCCAGACGGGTGACAAATAAATTCAGCAACTGCAGTTATGCTCAGTATTGGGACAGTTTTATCAGGGATGGATTATGTCTTTATTCTCCTCCACAACTAGGGAGTATCTTTACACTACAGTATTGTGGGAACCTAGTGGTCGAAGAAGGAGAGGAGTGTGACTGTGGAACAGTAGAGCAGTGTGCAGATGATCCCTGCTGTCGGTTGAATTGCGCTCTGAAGCCTGGAGCTGCTTGTGCTTTTGGGCTGTGTTGCAAAGACTGCAAAGTCATGCCATCTGGGACTTTGTGCAGAGAACAGATCAGTGAATGTGACCTTCCAGAGTGGTGCAATGGCACATCCCATCAGTGCCCAGAAGATGTATATGTGCAGGATGGAATTCCCTGTAGCAACAGTGCCTACTGCTATAAAAGGAGATGTAACAACCGTGATGAACAGTGCAGGGAGATTTTTGGCAAAGATGCAAGGAGTGCATCTCAGATTTGCTACAAAGAAATAAACACCCAAGGAAATCGATTTGGTCACTGTGGTATTGAAGACACACAATATGTAAAATGCAGACCCCCAGATATCCTGTGTGGGAGAGTTCAGTGTGAAAATGTGGAAGTAATCCCTAATCTGACAGAGCATTCCACCGTGCATCAGCTTCACTTCAATAACACCACTTGCTGGGGCACCGATTATCACTTGGGGATGTTTGGGTCTGATATCGGTCAAGTGAAAGAGGGTACAATATGTGGTCCAGAAAAGATTTGCATCCGCAACAAGTGTGTCAGTATGGTTCGTGAGCCACAAGCCTGTCAGCCTGAGACCTGCCACATGCAGGGGACCTGCAATAATAAAGAGCATTGCCACTGCAACCCTGGATGGGCACCTCCCTACTGCAACCACAAAGGCAATGGAGGTAGCGATGATAGTGGCACACCTTCTCACGGGCAAGGAGAAGAGGTAGACATGAAGCAGAACCAATCATTTTT